From Streptomyces chrestomyceticus JCM 4735, one genomic window encodes:
- a CDS encoding WD40 repeat domain-containing protein, giving the protein MVTGEKAAARHATEESEFCCPVCLATSEGRSECTNCRWTLEGPVVLGALTSEIRRAFDERLASARRRLDLTAAARAAGYPGRGDPERLKRLGALLCGGPPRSAERDQVLAELADELTVTDLPELLPDGVVIELGPRGLRAVTVRNGAEQAEAIEWPWAELLPGLPGSADETLFCLAGGVGDRTTSASEAREPAALPATVDVLASRLRGWAVPERLLARLTRRFPQARTLYLPPERPEPGPLRHAGGFTTAVCRGAPDSDDVLLVGGGQDGSVTVWKLWQRAPLASRKLHDRRVTCADLTEDGLSVVTGGQDGAVRLWSFAASGRVRVLAWHDGWVNALRQRGGVVFSLGDDACVQRTVLGAAGSAGDVLARVGWASATALEVTGDGRVVIVAGSDGASLWDGRNGARTGRLTAEHEVACLALDRADRLVALGCADGVARIFTLGAARTAEAELGGHTGPVRQVAFGPGGVLATADDTGTVRVRERDGTARTVGTHPDRVRGLAFTPDGRLIGAGAGGLVRTWPLAGIHRTDSDKGGP; this is encoded by the coding sequence ATGGTGACTGGTGAAAAGGCCGCCGCCAGGCATGCGACCGAGGAGTCGGAGTTCTGCTGCCCGGTGTGTCTTGCGACTTCCGAAGGTCGATCGGAGTGCACGAACTGCCGCTGGACCCTTGAAGGTCCCGTAGTACTCGGTGCCCTCACGTCGGAGATCCGGCGTGCTTTCGACGAACGGCTCGCCAGCGCGCGCCGCCGGCTGGACCTGACGGCCGCGGCGCGGGCGGCGGGCTATCCCGGTCGCGGCGATCCCGAGCGGCTGAAACGGTTGGGAGCGCTGCTGTGCGGTGGCCCGCCACGGTCCGCCGAGCGCGACCAGGTGCTGGCCGAGCTGGCCGACGAGCTTACGGTGACGGACCTCCCCGAGCTGCTGCCCGACGGCGTCGTCATCGAGCTCGGCCCCCGGGGACTGCGGGCCGTCACGGTCCGGAACGGCGCCGAGCAGGCGGAGGCCATCGAATGGCCCTGGGCCGAGCTGCTGCCGGGGTTGCCTGGCAGTGCGGACGAGACGCTGTTCTGCCTGGCAGGCGGAGTCGGCGACCGTACCACCAGCGCATCCGAGGCACGGGAGCCCGCAGCCCTCCCCGCGACGGTGGACGTGCTGGCCAGCCGACTGCGCGGCTGGGCGGTGCCGGAGCGCCTGCTGGCCAGGCTCACCCGGCGGTTCCCGCAGGCCCGGACGCTGTACCTGCCGCCGGAACGCCCGGAGCCCGGCCCGCTCCGGCATGCGGGCGGGTTCACCACCGCTGTCTGCCGCGGCGCACCCGACTCGGACGACGTACTCCTCGTGGGTGGTGGCCAGGACGGTTCCGTCACCGTCTGGAAGCTGTGGCAGCGTGCGCCACTCGCCTCCCGGAAGCTCCACGACCGAAGGGTCACCTGCGCCGACCTCACCGAGGACGGCCTGTCCGTCGTGACGGGCGGCCAGGACGGAGCGGTGCGGCTCTGGTCGTTCGCCGCCTCCGGCAGGGTCCGGGTGCTCGCCTGGCACGACGGTTGGGTCAACGCGCTGCGGCAGCGGGGCGGCGTGGTGTTCAGCCTCGGCGACGACGCCTGCGTGCAGCGGACCGTGCTGGGCGCGGCCGGATCCGCCGGTGACGTGCTCGCCCGGGTGGGCTGGGCCTCCGCCACCGCGCTGGAGGTCACCGGGGACGGTCGCGTCGTGATCGTCGCGGGCTCCGACGGGGCGAGCCTGTGGGACGGCAGGAACGGTGCGCGCACCGGACGCCTCACAGCGGAACACGAGGTCGCCTGCCTGGCACTGGACCGCGCGGACCGGCTGGTGGCACTCGGCTGCGCCGACGGCGTGGCACGAATCTTCACCCTGGGGGCCGCGCGGACCGCGGAGGCCGAGTTGGGCGGACACACCGGCCCCGTGCGCCAGGTCGCCTTCGGCCCCGGGGGAGTACTGGCCACGGCGGACGACACGGGCACCGTCCGGGTCCGGGAGCGGGACGGGACGGCCCGGACGGTGGGGACCCACCCGGACCGCGTACGCGGTCTGGCCTTCACCCCGGACGGCCGGCTGATCGGCGCGGGCGCCGGCGGCCTGGTCCGCACCTGGCCCCTCGCGGGCATCCACCGAACCGACAGCGACAAGGGGGGACCATGA